One window of Sphingomonas sp. KC8 genomic DNA carries:
- a CDS encoding YggS family pyridoxal phosphate-dependent enzyme: MVPHEDPIAEDDLPPLDAVRARIARAAERAGRKAAAVELIAISKTQPVDAITPLIAAGHLSFGENRVQEAQGKWPALKAATPGLRLHHVGQLQSNKAEDAVRLFDVIHGVDRPSLVAALTAAMARVGRRPDCFIQVNIGDEDQKGGCAIADLPALLAAARGGDLPVIGLMAVPPADTEAAPYFALLAKLARDNGLSGLSIGMSGDYETAVMLGATHVRVGTALFGARAG, from the coding sequence ATGGTTCCGCACGAAGACCCCATCGCCGAAGACGATCTTCCCCCACTCGACGCGGTTCGCGCCCGGATTGCGCGCGCCGCCGAACGTGCCGGCCGCAAGGCGGCCGCCGTCGAACTGATCGCCATTTCCAAAACCCAGCCGGTGGATGCAATCACGCCGCTGATCGCTGCCGGCCATTTGAGCTTCGGCGAAAACCGCGTGCAGGAGGCGCAAGGCAAATGGCCCGCGCTCAAGGCTGCGACGCCGGGGCTACGTCTGCATCATGTAGGTCAACTCCAGTCGAACAAGGCGGAGGATGCGGTGCGCCTGTTCGATGTGATTCATGGGGTTGATCGCCCGTCATTGGTGGCTGCCCTCACTGCGGCGATGGCCCGTGTCGGCCGCCGCCCGGATTGTTTCATCCAGGTCAATATCGGGGATGAGGATCAGAAAGGCGGTTGCGCGATCGCCGATCTGCCGGCGTTGCTGGCGGCGGCGCGGGGGGGCGATCTGCCGGTCATCGGCCTGATGGCGGTGCCGCCGGCGGATACCGAAGCCGCGCCTTATTTCGCGCTGCTGGCCAAGCTGGCGCGTGATAACGGCCTGTCTGGCCTCAGCATCGGCATGTCGGGCGATTATGAAACCGCGGTGATGCTGGGCGCGACGCATGTCCGGGTCGGCACCGCGCTGTTCGGCGCGCGGGCAGGCTGA
- a CDS encoding RNA polymerase sigma factor, with translation MVPGGLEAVFLENRDRLLRFLAAHGAGEAAEDLLQELWLRVSDVPAGPVGQPLAYLYRAANNLMVDRHRTARTTERRDREWSEVSGGTIVGVSDAPASDRALIARQQLQRAQAALADLGARVETAFRRHRIDGVPQREIAVELGVSLSTVEADLRRAYRAMIDLKGQFDAE, from the coding sequence ATGGTGCCCGGTGGCCTTGAGGCGGTTTTCCTCGAAAATCGCGATCGGCTGCTCCGCTTTCTGGCCGCGCATGGCGCGGGGGAAGCGGCGGAGGATCTGTTGCAGGAATTATGGCTGCGCGTGTCGGATGTGCCGGCGGGGCCGGTGGGTCAGCCGCTCGCTTATCTGTATCGCGCGGCCAACAACCTGATGGTCGACCGGCATCGCACGGCGCGCACCACCGAACGGCGTGATCGCGAATGGAGCGAGGTGTCGGGGGGCACGATCGTCGGCGTGTCGGATGCGCCAGCCAGCGACCGGGCGTTGATCGCACGCCAGCAATTGCAGCGGGCGCAGGCGGCGCTGGCCGATCTTGGTGCGCGCGTCGAAACCGCGTTTCGCCGCCACCGTATCGATGGTGTTCCCCAGCGCGAGATCGCGGTTGAACTGGGCGTCAGCCTGTCGACGGTGGAAGCCGATTTGCGCCGCGCTTATCGTGCGATGATCGATCTCAAGGGCCAGTTCGATGCGGAATGA
- a CDS encoding FecR family protein — translation MTDETRIRADALDWLVRQRDPAFVEWEAFADWLEADPARAAIYQAMAADDADMADLIAVSPPPAPIRSASVTRRRFGGWIGGAVAASLVAATGYTLLPARADPYSIATMPGERRTITLADGSRIDINGATRITLDRRNPRLATLDAGEALFTVVHDDRRPFIVHAAGAELRDIGTIFNVVSEGGNLSLGVAEGAVVYNPKREAVAVGAGQTLRVRADDPVITRGSADPGAMTAWRQNRLVYDGAPLGLVAADIRRNLGLAVDASPEVAARPFRGVIMLDRETDRFLARLGPLLDVTVERGQQGWILAAKAR, via the coding sequence ATGACCGACGAAACCCGAATCCGCGCCGACGCGCTCGACTGGCTGGTTCGCCAGCGCGATCCCGCGTTCGTCGAATGGGAGGCGTTCGCCGACTGGCTCGAAGCTGATCCTGCGCGTGCTGCCATCTATCAGGCGATGGCGGCGGATGATGCTGACATGGCCGATCTGATCGCCGTGTCGCCGCCACCCGCGCCGATCCGGTCGGCGTCTGTCACCCGGCGACGTTTCGGCGGCTGGATCGGGGGGGCGGTGGCCGCTTCGCTGGTCGCGGCGACCGGTTATACGCTGCTGCCTGCGCGCGCTGATCCCTACAGCATCGCGACGATGCCGGGCGAACGCCGCACGATCACATTGGCGGATGGCAGCCGGATCGACATCAACGGCGCGACCCGCATCACTCTCGATCGCCGCAACCCCCGTCTGGCCACGCTCGATGCCGGCGAGGCGCTGTTCACCGTCGTCCATGATGATCGCCGGCCGTTCATCGTCCACGCCGCCGGCGCCGAATTGCGCGATATCGGCACCATATTCAATGTCGTCAGCGAAGGCGGCAATCTGTCGCTCGGCGTGGCGGAAGGGGCGGTGGTCTATAATCCGAAGCGCGAAGCGGTGGCGGTTGGCGCCGGGCAAACGCTGCGGGTGCGCGCGGATGATCCGGTCATCACGCGCGGCAGCGCCGATCCGGGAGCGATGACGGCATGGCGTCAGAACCGGCTGGTTTACGATGGCGCGCCGCTGGGTCTGGTTGCTGCCGATATCCGTCGCAACCTCGGCCTGGCGGTTGATGCGTCGCCGGAGGTGGCGGCGCGCCCGTTCCGCGGCGTGATCATGCTCGATCGTGAGACGGATCGTTTCCTCGCCCGCCTGGGCCCATTGCTCGACGTTACAGTCGAGCGCGGGCAGCAGGGATGGATTCTCGCCGCCAAGGCCCGGTGA